AGCTCAAGGTGTtgtaacccttttctgtccatattgatctgtggtggaaggaggaggagggaggcagaggactcaagaggttacaggatactgtggaccaaggcaccaaaataaatacataaagaaataagggagtagataaataagaagaaagacagaggtaaataaataaatataaagtaaagataaactgaagtaaaggaaagaaagagaaagaaaaagaaagaaaaagaaagaaaaagaaagaaaaagaaagaaaaagaaagaaaaagaaagaaaaagaaaaatagcctATGGGTAATAATGGCGTCACTGCAATatgttctgcttttattttgaaggctttAATTCAACAGCAAAGGCAGCAGCTGTTAGTCCTCAGCCTGGAATGCGGAAGAGAAAAATTGGCGGGCTGAGCGCGAGCTGCTTTTGTTCTGTGACGTCCGCCAGCAGGCTTTAAATACGGACGCTTTCTCTAGGAGGGGCATCAGTTTGTCTTCTCAGTCTCACTGAAACTTGAAAATGTCTGGACGTGGAAAGGGAGGAAAGGGACTGGGAAAAGGAGGCGCCAAGCGTCACCGTAAAGTCCTCCGTGATAACATCCAGGGAATCACCAAGCCCGCCATCCGCCGTCTGGCTCGCCGTGGCGGAGTCAAGCGTATCTCCGGCCTCATCTATGAGGAGACCCGTGGGGTGCTCAAGGTGTTCCTGGAGAATGTCATCCGTGATGCCGTCACCTACACCGAGCACGCCAAGAGGAAGACCGTCACCGCCATGGATGTGGTGTACGCCCTGAAGAGACAGGGTCGCACTCTGTACGGCTTCGGCGGTTAAGCAAGATCTCACCTCAACAACGAAAACcaacggctcttttaagagccacccaCTACAACTACAGAGCTCATCCTATACTAAACTATATATACATACTACCCGAGTTGATTCTGAGCTGGGAAAATCTGCATTTGTGTATTTGCACTATCTGCATGGAACTCTCACTGCAaagcccttttttaaaaaaaaaaaaaatgcactggtttcttttattcattcttaATCGTTATTTTTAACCAGtgattgtacctgttttcactgactttgtgtaacattatttttcaatggttgtaacatCACATTACATTTAgggttatttatttaatttgcttgtcattcagtttaatgtttcttttatatgcctGTGGTCATGGTAAATGAGGGCCTGCCCTCCAAtgattttcaagtttaaataaaggttgaattcAATTCAATATGACTGAATAGCTTAAAAGATGGCGGACGCACTGACCGCTCAATAATTATGAATCAGCCCCTCCTCACCTCAGCACTCCACCATCAACCAACAAGCTGTAGAAACAGTCCATAGCTTTCAATACCTCGAGTATCATTGGACTATCAATTCGCTTTCAACCAGCACACCAGTGACAAAAATGACTCTATGTCGCCCCCTGTCTCCTCCTGCTGATATATCAAAGCATGATCCAACATGTTATCTGTTTgaaacaaggccaaactcacacgCATAACCACtacagcttctaaaataattGGTCTCCTCATACCGAAgctcacagacttaaacaacatattttcataatcattgctttaacattcatttcttatttaatgtgtatctatttatttcttgtatctGATATTGTTAATGCTACcatattttcaactttttttcccactattacatattttattaattttactgtattgattggATTCacatttaagtattttatgtataatcatgccttttataattttaccattgctgttttctgtctctgttattgtGTGAAGCACTTCAGGCtgcgtgtgtttatgtatgaaaggtgctgaaTAAATACAGTTGAGTTAAACAGGTCATAAACAAGtgtctggttatgaaacaaggCGTGACTAAGGTGTGAAGGACATGGTATCGATCAACACCATGAGAATAtctaatccaatccaatccatttaatttatatagcacattttaaaaagtgctgcacaacaaatacaaacagtagaaataaataatagtacaattttaaatacagtaaattaaaacagagaccaagacaaactctcatgctgtattacaAGGCAATGAGTAAAACATTAGTTTTaagatttgatttaaaagtattCAGAGTGGGGGGCATTTTGACTTGGggggtagctcattccacagtttaggagctaccactgaaaaagcttggccacccctcgtcttttgtcaaatcatttaaagatacaacagatttaaatttggataaaagcctcagatgataaaaactggttttaactaCTGACTTAAACTTTATATgtttatcaagtttaaaattGCTGTCAAAGGTTTGTGACTTTGGGTTTTACACAAGTCTGCAGGGAACCCAGGTCTACAGGGGAGACACCACTGGCTAATTACGAGGTCTGCAGATGGTGCAGAATGCAGCAGCCCCCCTTCTGACTGGGTCAAACAGGTTTGAGCACATAACTCcagtgctctcctctcttcactggttgcctgttcTCAGGGGACAGGCCTTTTAAGTGTTCCTAAGGTCCTTAAAAAGACTTTTAGTGAGCAGGCCTTTTCATTCTGTGCACCCACTttatggaacagtctccctgctGACATTAGATTATCATGTTCAGTTGATGTGTTTAACCTTTCTGTCGTGTTTGGGTCACATCTGACcaatttaaaacttaaaaactcATAAATATTATGTTTTACATCTGATTGCCTCAAGGCCTCATGATATCCTTCACACTGTGCACTTGAACATATACAAGTGATAATCACTACTTTCATTggattttgagtgttttgatCAACCTTGTTACACCTGTGATGGTCCCGGTCAAAAGTGACCGCCAGGAAATGAATGGGTCAGATGAGCAAACATCCCCATACACACcgccccaacacacacacacacacacacacacacacacacacacacacacacacacacacacacacacacacacacacacacacacacacacacacacacacacacacacacacacacacacacagtttggtcTCTGGTTTTcgatttctttttttccttacaTGTTCAGTTTGGAATACATTTTCAGTGCCTATTTGTATTTTCActgcatttattcatgttaaCCACTACTATGAGACATTGGCAATGTTTTGTGCAGTTAAAACAGACCGGTCAATTTTGACCGGGAACACTCAAGTAAGGGGAGGAGGATGAacatgagggaggagggggaggagggttaAAGTTAAAGTAGAGCTGAAGACCGACCTGTTTACTGTTGCTTAGGGTTGATGTTTCTAAtggtgtgttgtgtctttgtttgttatttgtttttaagctttataaagcactttaagcaCTGACTGAaagcgctctataaataaattattattatgattcatttaagtttaaaaagttaaaagccaCCCATGCCTTAATAACACATACAAATTGCCCCTGATTGTGTATTAGCTGTTTAACATCATAAAGTGTGTTACAAATATGcagatttgtgttttattaacttGTCAAACTGtaaatactgcagatttttaaGTTTACACGAGATTACTGCACAATCAGGAGGGAAAAAATGAGCTCCATCACAGGCGGGCGCCAGACTTGAAGAACTTCCGCATTCTGGCGCTGTGACGCTGGagaatcaaccaatcacagagtGGAGACGCCACACTTGATTTGCATGTAACTCATTTTAAGTACAGCCGCTGACCGTTATTCCGGCACTCTTTCTGAATCGCTACCTTCAAGATAGACCATGCCTGATCCAGCAGCTAAACCCGCACCCAAGAAGGGCTCCAAGAAAGCCGCGTCCAAGACTTCGGCCAAGCCCGgcaagaaaaggagaaagaccAGGAAGGAGAGCTATTCCATCTACGTCTACAAGGTTATGAAGCAGGTCCACCCCGACACCGGGATCTCTTCCAAGGCGATGGGCATCATGAACTCCTTCGTGAATGACATCTTTGAGCGTATTGCCAGTGAGGCTTCACGTCTGGCTCACTACAACAAGCGCTCCACCATCACCTCCAGGGAGATCCAGACCGCCGTCCGCCTGCTGCTGCCCGGCGAGCTGGCCAAGCACGCCGTGTCTGAGGGAACCAAGGCTGTGACCAAGTATACCAGCTCCAAGTAAATTCATCTGCTGCCTGACTCCTATAAACCaaaggctcttttaagagccacccaCTTTAACCAAAGAGAATCTGTTCCTATCAAGctgtttttgattttatatatgtatatgtatataaaacctacacctgtctttttatttaaaatgaaaaccagCCTCAATCAATTAATTCTAATGTAGAAATTTGACAATAATATCACATTCAGATTCATATCCAATGTTTCTTCCCTGGAGTAATGATTAATACAATAATGCATTTTGTTTATCACTCATCCTGGACAAGAAAGTGCTACAGGACATATCACAAAAGTAAGCAGTAAGAATAAACACACAATAGGACACTggtaaaataaacaaagcatCAGGGTAATGTTTTATTATCGCTACAGTGAGTATGAACATGCAAAAAATCTTCCCTCTTAGATCATAATTATATTCAGGCTGCctggatttattttgattttatggcTGTAGAATTGTCAAAAAGGTGTGCTATGAGTGAGTGCCTCTACCCCTATTTCCTAGTTAGCCACAACTTCTGGCAGTTATTCAACATTATTGGCCCTTTGCcattttctgcctgtttttttataaaaagcCAGGCAGCTTTCATGTTGTGTGATATTCCCTGAAGCAATCACATTCTGCATCGAGCAATAAACAGCCAGCattaaaaaactgcaaacactaGAGTTAACACAAAAAATAAGTGTTGGCAAATGCATAATAATGCAGTTTGCATGTACTAGTCTTTGATTAGGATAAAAATATCTATTCAGTTATACTTTCAGTCTGCAGtcagaatatatttttttttaagatcttttcatttatattatttcaaCATGTGACTTTTTGTTAGAGGATCAGATAATCCAAAACGGTCAAAAAGCTTGAAAAGTGCATACAAATAAATGCCATTGTATACATTGTATAGGGTTTTTTCATGTATAATGCAATAGAACAATGCTTTGTTTGAATCAACCACACATTTCATTCCACTTCATgttatttatgtattgttttattattgtttcatgTAGTTTCGCGTTTTATAATTATATTTCAAGTTTAATatttctgttatattattatcatcTTTCTGTATAGACgtataaacactaaaataaccACAACAAAGGGACTGTTAAGAAGCTGCCCTCATCATTGAGCGGTAAATTTAAAGTTTTAGATTTGTTCTCCCTCATTGGTTGGTGAGGAGGAAGTCACGTGCGAGTCTTAGCCCAATCAGCGTTGCCCGCGCGCTGCCGTTCCGTATATAAACGACTCGCTCAGCAGTCCTTGACATCTTTGATTCTACTCAGGAGAAAATGGCAAGAACCAAGCAGACCGCCCGTAAGTCCACAGGAGGCAAAGCCCCCAGGAAGCAGCTGGCCACCAAGGCTGCCCGCAAAAGCGCCCCGGCCACCGGCGGCGTGAAGAAGCCCCATCGTTACAGGCCCGGGACCGTGGCTCTCAGAGAGATCCGCCGCTACCAGAAGTCCACCGAGCTGCTCATCCGCAAGCTGCCCTTCCAGCGCCTGGTCAGGGAGATCGCTCAGGACTTCAAGACCGATCTGCGCTTCCAGAGCTCCGCCGTCATGGCCCTGCAGGAGGCCAGCGAGGCTTACCTGGTGGGTCTGTTCGAGGACACCAACCTGTGCGCCATCCACGCCAAGAGGGTCACCATCATGCCCAAAGACATACAGCTGGCAAGACGCATCCGTGGAGAGAGGGCTTAAGTTACCTTAACCATCAAACACacaacggctcttttaagagccacctACTTCTGTATAAAGAGATTTTCCTTGAATTACATGAAAACACGCTCACTCCAGAAATTAAGCATTTCAATGAGGAAGGTGGAATCAGTCGATGAAATACTAACTATAATTAATATGGTTATATATTCATGtggcacttttcaatacaagcaACAAAATGCTGTActgagtaataaaaaaaacaagtgtaaagCATAGTAATATGAAATAACAGCTaattttataaaacagacccttaaaatctgAGGTTCAAGAAAAGGAGGGTGGGAGACCAGCATCTTAAATTCCTTCTtttgaaataagataagataaaacaatctttatcttttatttttcccaCAACTGGGAAGTATATAAAATagtattatattattaaaaatgaCTTGCACTTCAGGatggaaataaaacattaaatggaGAGGCTGCTACTATAGTAAAAATATTTCAGTTAAAGTAGGATttgaacaagaacaaaataaCCATGCTTTATTGAATGAGCTTTCTGATTGCATGAAATGAAAAACCTGAATATGGATCATGTCAATTAGCCATTTACCACAAGATGGTTGTGAAAGAGGCTCCTTTAACCAATGGCTTTTTGTGAATTTTAGAACATTTACCACTCCATTGTTTTATTGAAATTAAGTGTTTTATATAAACATTGTAGTACTCTTTACCCTGAAATGCATTGAAAACACATAGTATTCATCTGTAGTCTCCAATCGTAATTATTTAAAGAAAGGTAAATATTGATTGTTTGCAGTGGTATTACTGATATAATCACATAAATGTAGATTGTTGTAGTGGGTGGCTCTTCACTCTCTTACTGCATCTACACAAATTGTCTATTTTACAGAAGATGCTAAATAACATCTACACATTGTAATCACATGTTATTTAGCATCTTCTGTAAAATAGACAATTTCTATTATATTAAGATATTTATAATACACTTTCCAAACATAAAGTACTAGTATAGTCCTTTATTGGTCCCAAGACTGGGGAAATCCATGgagtcacagcagcaaacaaggtgtacagtacatgaatatatatatatatatataaaaaaaaaagtcccatcaGAGACGAGAGCTTGGCCATAATTATCTTGTCAGCCTTCACCTCCACGGGGTGCAGGACTATATGGTAACCAATGACTGATAGTTATGAGGTGTGAATGGTCCCTTCAGCATGTGATTGGTTAAAATACATTTGGATGTGTATGCATGAACAtacaaggctttttttttacatggctTCTATGTTGTTGATGCAGACCGTCTAAGAATATTGATAATGGTCATATTGAATTGAATTAgagtgacattaaaaaaaaaaatcagtcttaAATTGCATATTATTACGTACTGCTATGATAAAAATATGCTTACTTATCCATTTACACTAACATCTAGAATTGTAGTCTTCTATTGATTGATATGATTAAGTGTCATtcttatttcttcattttagtTCTACTAGTATAATAATACAGGATGAGCTCTGTAGTTGTAGTtggtggctcttaaaagagccgttggttttcgttgttgttgttgaagtgaGGTCTTGTTTAACCGCCGAAGCCGTACAGAGTGCGACCCTGTCTCTTCAGGGCGTACACCACATCCATGGCGGTGACGGTCTTCCTCTTGGCGTGCTCGGTGTAGGTGACGGCATCACGGATGACATTCTCCAGGAACACCTTGAGCACCCCACGGGTCTCCTCGTAGATGAGGCCGGAGATACGCTTGACTCCGCCACGGCGAGCCAGACGGCGGATGGCGGGCTTGGTGATTCCCTGGATGTTATCACGGAGGACTTTACGGTGACGCTTGGCGCCTCCTTTTCCGAGTCCCTTTCCTCCCTTTCCACGTCCAGACATTTTCAAGTTTCAGTGAGACTGAGAAGACAAACTGATGCCCCTCCTTGCGAAAGCGTCCGTATTTAAAGCCTGCTGGCGGACGTCACAGAACAAAGCAGCTCGCGCAGAGCCCGCCAGTTATCCTATCCGCTTTCAAGCTACAGAATGTAAGCCATTACACTTCCGGTGTAGAAAGAAATTCCCtccaaaatattttcaaattaaTATTCAATATGTTGGTAGAAACAGCCTCTCAAAGCTCTGATAAGGCGCAGCTTCACAACTGTTTCTTAAACGGTCCTCGAATTATAATAAAAGTTTTATTTGCATAATCAGAGGTGAGTGTTTGGGTTTGATAGATGGGAATTTCAGAGAGCTCTGTTGATTACAATGGCACCGAATGTTGGATTTATACATAAATGTATATCTTTTCATTAatcattatcatttatttatttattactctAATGTATTGATTTGTCATCATTTATTACTTTCATATTTTTCAgggggacttcaaccatttgTTTTCTACATAACTTAAtctgtcttctgtttttatatgactttaattattaatattttcattgtattagtGTTTCTATCTTACGAATTaattcttctattaatattattagatattcttacttattgtgtatgaATTTCCCCCAGGGATAAATAacgtatttctgattctgattctgaagctaaatgttttttttataaaaactaGTTAATTGGCAAGGATTCAGGTAAAATAGATATTAGGACATCTCACTTGAGGATCAGTACATTTTTctgtaatataaaatataataacgtTGGCATTATTAATGTCAGCTGTTTCCAAACTCATGGTTTACACCCCTTCCCTCCAAAATGCAACTGTCAAATATTGCATTTGAATTTGCAGGGACACAATTGTCTTTTACtttgacattagtttctttatttttccttcagAATTTGATATTTTGCAACCATATAGTTAATTAATGGAGAGGAATAACCCACATATGGATTTAGGAACACATTtcaataaccatgtgcaatattgtgaTCTAATACATgacataatttattattatattcatttgCTAAATCTGCCCTCTGGCTTGGGCTTATTTAACTGATCCTAGGATAAGTTAATTTTTCTGTAATAACAATATGATAAACGTTGGCATTATTAATGTCAGCTGTTTACAAACTCATGGTTACACCTCTTCCCTCCAAAATGCAACCGTCAAGTATTGC
Above is a genomic segment from Notolabrus celidotus isolate fNotCel1 chromosome 21, fNotCel1.pri, whole genome shotgun sequence containing:
- the LOC117805265 gene encoding histone H2B 1/2-like, with translation MPDPAAKPAPKKGSKKAASKTSAKPGKKRRKTRKESYSIYVYKVMKQVHPDTGISSKAMGIMNSFVNDIFERIASEASRLAHYNKRSTITSREIQTAVRLLLPGELAKHAVSEGTKAVTKYTSSK
- the LOC117805262 gene encoding histone H3; the encoded protein is MARTKQTARKSTGGKAPRKQLATKAARKSAPATGGVKKPHRYRPGTVALREIRRYQKSTELLIRKLPFQRLVREIAQDFKTDLRFQSSAVMALQEASEAYLVGLFEDTNLCAIHAKRVTIMPKDIQLARRIRGERA
- the LOC117805270 gene encoding histone H4, translating into MSGRGKGGKGLGKGGAKRHRKVLRDNIQGITKPAIRRLARRGGVKRISGLIYEETRGVLKVFLENVIRDAVTYTEHAKRKTVTAMDVVYALKRQGRTLYGFGG
- the LOC117805269 gene encoding histone H4; its protein translation is MSGRGKGGKGLGKGGAKRHRKVLRDNIQGITKPAIRRLARRGGVKRISGLIYEETRGVLKVFLENVIRDAVTYTEHAKRKTVTAMDVVYALKRQGRTLYGFGG